The following coding sequences are from one Pyxidicoccus xibeiensis window:
- a CDS encoding sensor histidine kinase gives MRARVLLFALAAVGLVVAMGGALIMGSVQGRRTRDRGIAAEAQERLLQELRLDSALYLQALLDAIETRGSIDDVREAAVAQSDAVFKRIHLLAEEEEEAGGEPSETEAVLLERLREAHHAWLVEVATVARASAPEAEVRFLNEARHAYARDVKPLLLLALQREQEEKAALFSGSNKSLQFAQVLGMGFPVVSVLLVGGLALTMLVPLRRTLREFQAGAERVGQGDFEQLLPEHRADEYGRLARTFNRMARQLQELIAEKQRRAREEAEAAERETRRQNAVLEELVRGRTAELEQANTRLTESLGQLRATQAQLLFADRLASVGQLAAGIGHEINNPLAFIISNLEFVQEELRRRPDSPELPAALAEAREGAERVRLIVRELGNLARPDSMETGPVDLGAVVRSAEKMAMHLIRPRARLVRDVDGAPAVFGNGARLCQVLLNLLLNAAHAIEPGRGQQHFIHVRARAAGTDKVLVEVEDTGCGIAPANLARVFDPFFTTRPVGMGTGLGLAVCHGIVASHGGEISVESEVGKGTTFRVLLPVFARGAREVAHPARVEYRPEGPLEEPESSVSREAT, from the coding sequence ATGCGAGCAAGAGTCCTGCTGTTTGCCTTGGCCGCCGTGGGGCTCGTGGTGGCCATGGGCGGCGCGCTCATCATGGGCTCCGTCCAGGGCCGGCGCACGCGGGACCGTGGCATCGCCGCCGAGGCGCAGGAGCGGCTCCTCCAGGAGCTGCGCCTGGACTCCGCCCTCTATCTGCAGGCGCTGCTGGACGCCATCGAGACCCGGGGGTCCATCGATGACGTCCGGGAAGCCGCGGTGGCGCAGTCGGATGCCGTGTTCAAGCGCATCCACCTGCTGGCCGAAGAGGAGGAGGAGGCAGGCGGCGAGCCCTCCGAAACCGAAGCCGTGTTGCTGGAGCGCCTGCGGGAGGCGCATCACGCGTGGCTGGTGGAGGTGGCGACCGTCGCGCGAGCGTCAGCGCCAGAGGCGGAGGTCCGGTTCCTCAACGAGGCGCGCCATGCCTACGCCCGAGACGTGAAGCCGCTGCTGCTGCTGGCCCTGCAGAGGGAGCAGGAGGAGAAGGCCGCCCTCTTCAGCGGGAGCAACAAGAGCCTCCAGTTCGCCCAGGTCCTGGGCATGGGCTTCCCGGTGGTGTCGGTGCTGCTCGTGGGCGGGCTGGCCCTGACGATGCTCGTGCCCCTGCGGCGCACCCTGCGGGAGTTCCAGGCCGGCGCGGAGCGGGTGGGGCAGGGGGACTTCGAGCAGCTGCTGCCCGAGCACCGGGCGGACGAGTACGGTCGGCTGGCGCGAACCTTCAACCGCATGGCGCGGCAGCTCCAGGAGCTCATCGCGGAGAAGCAGCGGCGGGCGCGAGAGGAGGCCGAGGCGGCCGAGCGGGAGACGCGCCGCCAGAACGCGGTGCTGGAGGAGCTGGTCCGCGGGCGGACGGCGGAGCTGGAGCAGGCGAACACGCGCCTCACGGAGAGCCTGGGACAGCTCCGGGCCACGCAGGCGCAGCTCCTGTTCGCGGACCGGCTGGCGTCGGTGGGGCAGCTCGCGGCGGGCATCGGGCACGAAATCAACAACCCGCTGGCCTTCATCATCAGCAACCTGGAGTTCGTCCAGGAGGAGCTGCGCCGGCGGCCGGACAGTCCGGAGCTGCCCGCGGCGCTGGCGGAGGCACGGGAGGGCGCGGAGCGGGTGCGCCTCATCGTCCGGGAGCTGGGGAACCTCGCGCGGCCGGACAGCATGGAGACCGGGCCGGTGGACCTGGGCGCGGTGGTGCGCAGCGCGGAGAAGATGGCCATGCACCTCATCCGCCCGAGGGCACGGCTGGTGCGGGACGTGGACGGGGCACCCGCCGTGTTCGGCAATGGGGCGCGGCTGTGCCAGGTGCTGCTCAACCTGCTGCTCAACGCGGCGCATGCGATTGAGCCGGGGCGGGGACAGCAGCACTTCATCCACGTCAGGGCCCGGGCGGCGGGGACGGACAAGGTGCTGGTGGAGGTGGAGGACACTGGCTGCGGGATTGCTCCCGCGAATCTCGCCCGCGTCTTCGACCCGTTCTTCACCACCCGGCCCGTGGGCATGGGGACGGGGCTGGGGCTGGCGGTATGCCATGGCATCGTCGCGTCGCACGGCGGGGAGATCTCAGTGGAGAGCGAGGTGGGCAAGGGCACCACGTTCCGCGTGCTGCTCCCCGTCTTCGCCCGGGGCGCGCGGGAGGTCGCCCACCCGGCCCGGGTGGAGTACCGGCCCGAGGGCCCGCTGGAGGAGCCGGAGTCCTCGGTAAGCCGGGAGGCGACGTAG
- a CDS encoding DUF2381 family protein codes for MLHVPGLLLVLLSLGASAAEAQPAPSPSLQFRRVPLIGRREVVRLAPGIPATLNFDAEINPEKVRLDAPAPVKLLSISENAVTLVAEGDLGAGVTLRVPFLNAPTLAEPAFQLVTASDVADAQVLVYRSANAPELMQARLTELEARSAACEAQLSTERERSKATGPAASVLSGQVNAAGVRVAELKRVTNVGTAGLKATSVRRFLADKWAVLEVEVTNTSGQPWRPGRAWLESASTGRRVNARTVSMAPEVLATGEPGRVVVEFERPPGSVGEVFRLVVEDADGARPLTVAGVVMKDPAQEKSGP; via the coding sequence TTGCTCCATGTTCCTGGGCTCCTGCTGGTGCTGCTGTCCCTGGGTGCGTCGGCAGCGGAAGCGCAGCCAGCCCCCAGCCCCTCCCTTCAATTCCGCCGCGTGCCCCTCATTGGAAGGCGCGAGGTGGTGCGGCTTGCTCCGGGCATCCCCGCAACGCTCAACTTCGACGCGGAGATCAACCCGGAGAAAGTGCGGCTGGATGCCCCGGCCCCCGTCAAGCTCCTGAGCATTTCAGAGAACGCCGTCACGCTGGTGGCCGAGGGGGACCTGGGCGCGGGGGTGACGCTGCGCGTGCCGTTCCTGAATGCGCCCACCCTCGCGGAACCCGCCTTCCAGCTCGTCACGGCTTCGGACGTGGCGGACGCGCAGGTGCTGGTCTACCGCAGCGCCAACGCGCCGGAGTTGATGCAAGCGCGGCTGACGGAGTTGGAGGCCCGCAGCGCCGCGTGCGAGGCGCAACTGTCCACCGAGCGCGAGCGGAGCAAAGCCACGGGTCCCGCCGCGTCGGTCCTCTCGGGGCAAGTGAATGCGGCGGGCGTGCGCGTTGCCGAACTCAAGCGGGTGACCAACGTGGGCACGGCCGGCCTCAAGGCAACGTCCGTCCGCCGCTTCCTGGCGGACAAGTGGGCGGTGCTTGAAGTGGAGGTGACGAACACGTCCGGGCAGCCCTGGCGGCCGGGACGGGCATGGTTGGAGAGTGCGTCCACCGGCCGCCGCGTGAACGCGCGCACGGTGAGCATGGCGCCGGAAGTGCTGGCAACCGGCGAGCCGGGCCGCGTGGTGGTGGAGTTTGAAAGGCCGCCCGGGAGCGTGGGGGAAGTCTTCCGGTTGGTGGTAGAGGACGCGGACGGCGCCCGGCCCCTGACTGTCGCGGGCGTGGTGATGAAGGACCCAGCGCAGGAGAAGAGCGGCCCATGA
- a CDS encoding AHH domain-containing protein: MRVHRAAALLLAVMTGCASGRVVRLETGRGPPVVFTPDSGETAPLEMERREFKEAVARLARQMRPSANPQQAARNLLGVETRSGAYLFNPRTRQMTPLDGAALASDMPPAEAELTRAYLRWCERTGRKGDCLRLLVDSPSVTGDGRYALAMALAQGVVLDEMLDAFKGMADPHAALSAALWTLTLYLVLWSVPEPVSKGLAAVMTATAIVYLGVDTFWTLIAGFKRLVEEADRATTFDELRDAGERYGKVMGQNAARAFALLATVAVGNTAAGFANKVPTLPGSAQAATLAGGRAGIRLAAVGEVGEVAVSGEAVTVVLAPTAVAMTARAMGGVAAAPVDSEGHNHHIATDKWWKSTNNAGPWSPQFQKIFDRAGMSLNDPANIVRVKGHKGPHPQEYHEAIFQRLSDATEGCRTMQKCREALTAELRDLAGEIVTPGSDLNRLVTGT; this comes from the coding sequence ATGAGGGTGCATCGCGCTGCCGCGCTGCTGCTGGCTGTGATGACAGGTTGTGCCTCGGGGCGCGTGGTGCGCTTGGAGACGGGGCGGGGGCCGCCAGTCGTCTTCACGCCCGACAGCGGCGAAACTGCGCCATTGGAGATGGAGCGGCGCGAGTTCAAAGAGGCCGTGGCCCGGCTGGCGCGGCAGATGCGGCCCTCGGCCAATCCCCAGCAGGCCGCGCGGAACCTCTTGGGCGTGGAGACCCGCAGCGGCGCGTACCTCTTCAACCCACGCACCCGGCAGATGACGCCGCTGGACGGGGCGGCACTGGCCTCCGATATGCCGCCAGCGGAGGCGGAGCTGACGAGGGCATATCTGCGTTGGTGCGAGCGCACCGGGCGCAAGGGCGACTGCCTGCGCCTGCTGGTGGACAGCCCCAGCGTCACCGGAGACGGACGCTATGCCCTGGCCATGGCTCTGGCCCAAGGCGTCGTCCTGGATGAGATGTTGGACGCCTTCAAGGGCATGGCCGACCCGCACGCGGCGCTCTCGGCGGCGCTGTGGACCCTGACCCTCTACCTGGTCCTTTGGTCGGTGCCCGAGCCAGTGAGCAAGGGCCTGGCTGCTGTGATGACGGCGACAGCCATTGTCTACCTCGGGGTGGACACCTTCTGGACGCTGATAGCGGGCTTCAAGCGGTTGGTGGAAGAGGCGGACCGGGCGACCACGTTTGACGAACTGCGCGACGCGGGCGAGCGCTACGGAAAGGTCATGGGCCAGAACGCGGCGCGCGCCTTCGCGCTGCTGGCGACGGTGGCCGTGGGGAACACTGCTGCGGGCTTCGCCAACAAGGTGCCCACGCTGCCCGGTTCAGCTCAGGCGGCGACGCTGGCCGGGGGCCGCGCGGGCATCCGCCTTGCCGCTGTGGGAGAAGTGGGAGAAGTGGCCGTGTCGGGTGAGGCTGTCACCGTGGTCCTCGCCCCTACTGCTGTGGCCATGACGGCGCGGGCCATGGGGGGCGTGGCTGCCGCCCCGGTGGACTCGGAGGGCCACAACCACCATATCGCCACGGACAAGTGGTGGAAGTCTACGAACAATGCGGGACCGTGGTCGCCTCAGTTCCAGAAGATTTTCGACAGGGCGGGCATGTCGCTGAACGATCCGGCCAACATCGTCCGTGTCAAGGGCCACAAGGGGCCCCACCCGCAGGAGTACCACGAAGCAATTTTCCAACGCCTGTCTGACGCAACGGAGGGGTGCCGCACCATGCAGAAATGTCGCGAGGCACTCACTGCGGAACTGCGCGACCTCGCCGGGGAAATCGTCACTCCAGGGAGTGACCTCAACAGACTGGTGACGGGCACCTAG
- a CDS encoding SDR family oxidoreductase, whose product MAGLEEGMPQLTLVDLATPLGRHARPEEIARQLGFLLSDDCALMTGATLLSDGGYTL is encoded by the coding sequence CTGGCCGGGTTGGAAGAGGGCATGCCCCAGCTCACTCTGGTCGACCTGGCGACACCGCTGGGCCGCCATGCCAGGCCCGAGGAGATTGCCCGGCAGCTTGGCTTCCTGCTGTCGGACGACTGCGCCTTGATGACGGGCGCAACCCTGCTGAGCGACGGCGGCTACACGCTGTGA
- a CDS encoding M20/M25/M40 family metallo-hydrolase: MTRLGVEARPASGVSRAVRRVSRALGAPSLLLIPFLAYGGGAGASREEAATSQVAQARGDEAAARPVPHDVREMLREMDEQNIENTIRTLVSFGTRNTLSVQDDPARGIGAARDWLRSQFEAIAAKSGGRMTVELQSYLQPPASRIPVPTVITNVVATLKGSQRESEGRVYVVSGHYDSMCTDPVDATCDAPGANDDASGVAAVLELARVMATRSFDATIVFMAVAGEEQGLYGSTYSATQAKAAGRNIAAMFTNDIIGSSRADDGSREPFTVRVFAEGVPTSETPAEANIRRSVGGENDSPSRQLARFVKDVGENSATRMRVNIIYRRDRYRRGGDHIPFLQQGYPALRFTEPHENYAHQHQNVRTENGTVFGDLPEFVDFAYTTRVARVNGAALAALARAPAVPANVRVITTRLTNDTELAWDANPEPDVAGYEIVYRETSEALWTHTLRVGNVTTFTVPGLSKDNYFFGVRAVDREGHRSPVAFPRPAQ, encoded by the coding sequence GTGACTCGTCTTGGTGTGGAAGCACGCCCGGCCTCGGGCGTCTCGCGAGCCGTCCGGCGTGTCTCCCGTGCGCTGGGCGCCCCGTCGCTGCTGCTCATCCCGTTCCTCGCGTACGGCGGTGGAGCCGGGGCCTCGCGGGAGGAGGCCGCCACGTCACAGGTCGCCCAGGCGCGGGGGGATGAGGCCGCGGCGCGTCCGGTGCCGCACGACGTGCGGGAGATGCTGCGGGAGATGGACGAGCAGAACATCGAGAACACCATCCGCACCCTGGTGTCGTTCGGGACGCGCAACACGCTGTCCGTCCAGGACGACCCGGCGCGCGGCATCGGGGCCGCGAGGGACTGGCTGCGCAGCCAGTTCGAGGCCATCGCGGCGAAGTCGGGCGGGCGGATGACGGTGGAGCTGCAGAGCTACCTGCAGCCCCCCGCCTCGCGGATTCCAGTGCCCACCGTCATCACCAACGTCGTCGCCACGCTGAAGGGCTCGCAGCGCGAGTCGGAGGGGCGCGTCTATGTCGTCAGCGGCCACTACGACTCGATGTGCACCGACCCGGTCGACGCGACCTGTGACGCGCCGGGCGCCAATGACGACGCGTCGGGAGTGGCCGCGGTCCTGGAGCTGGCGCGGGTGATGGCCACGCGCTCCTTCGATGCCACCATCGTCTTCATGGCCGTCGCGGGCGAGGAGCAGGGGCTGTACGGCTCCACCTACTCCGCCACGCAGGCGAAGGCGGCGGGGCGCAACATCGCCGCCATGTTCACCAACGACATCATCGGCAGCTCGCGCGCGGATGACGGCTCGAGGGAGCCGTTCACCGTGCGCGTGTTCGCCGAAGGGGTGCCCACGAGCGAGACGCCCGCGGAGGCGAACATCCGCCGCTCGGTGGGCGGAGAGAACGACTCGCCCTCGCGCCAGCTCGCGCGCTTCGTGAAGGACGTCGGCGAGAACAGCGCCACGCGCATGCGGGTGAACATCATCTACCGCCGGGACCGCTACCGCCGGGGCGGGGACCACATCCCCTTCCTCCAGCAGGGCTACCCGGCGCTGCGCTTCACGGAGCCGCACGAGAACTACGCCCACCAGCACCAGAACGTGCGCACCGAGAACGGCACCGTGTTCGGCGACCTGCCCGAGTTCGTCGACTTCGCGTACACCACGCGCGTGGCCAGGGTGAACGGCGCCGCGCTCGCGGCGCTGGCCCGCGCCCCGGCGGTGCCCGCGAACGTCCGCGTCATCACCACCCGGCTCACGAACGACACGGAGCTCGCCTGGGATGCCAACCCCGAGCCCGACGTCGCGGGCTACGAAATCGTCTACCGGGAGACCTCCGAGGCGCTCTGGACGCACACCCTGCGGGTCGGCAACGTGACGACCTTCACGGTGCCAGGGCTGTCGAAGGACAACTACTTCTTCGGGGTGCGCGCGGTGGACCGCGAGGGCCACCGCAGCCCCGTGGCCTTCCCGCGTCCGGCGCAGTAG
- a CDS encoding serine/threonine protein kinase, whose amino-acid sequence MPYAGDPWFPPGTVLFSRGKSFYEMVEDLGPGHHGERVLVARRRVKGEAHGKVILKAVLMPAVTAELKLARKRLEEEVKLASYLRHPNIARVYDMHKAQGALYVITECVTGCSLNTLAEVALTHERRFPESFMLYVGAQVAGALAHAHTCRSDSGKPLNIVHRAMDPVRIRMSLAGEVKLTDFGLASARLPGQGSTRRPGPRGEVYWASPEALLGQPEDARSDLFTLGMVLVDFATGRHLLSAPTLLTRDLWELVPEGEREWLGFAIARVQDEWGGVDPEDTILRAATFTPADVDAATQGLSEPARAIFRKLLRREPAERYASALELQEDLSNVLRERGGYSAKNAADAIHAALRRAGEAMADDVDGAQSAFCQDHITTEPTPP is encoded by the coding sequence ATGCCGTACGCTGGTGACCCGTGGTTTCCCCCGGGGACGGTCCTCTTCTCGCGTGGAAAGTCCTTCTACGAAATGGTGGAGGACTTGGGGCCCGGCCACCACGGCGAGCGGGTGCTGGTGGCGCGCCGACGCGTCAAAGGCGAAGCGCACGGAAAGGTCATCCTCAAGGCGGTGCTCATGCCCGCCGTCACGGCCGAGTTGAAGCTGGCGCGCAAGCGGCTGGAGGAAGAGGTCAAGCTCGCCAGCTACCTGCGCCACCCCAACATTGCTCGCGTCTACGACATGCACAAAGCCCAGGGCGCCCTGTACGTGATTACCGAGTGCGTCACCGGGTGCTCGCTCAATACCCTGGCCGAAGTGGCGCTGACGCATGAGCGCCGCTTCCCCGAATCCTTCATGCTCTACGTCGGCGCCCAGGTGGCCGGGGCCCTGGCCCACGCGCATACCTGCCGGAGCGACAGCGGCAAGCCGCTCAACATCGTCCACCGGGCGATGGACCCGGTACGCATTCGCATGTCGCTGGCTGGCGAAGTGAAGCTGACGGACTTCGGCCTTGCCTCCGCGCGGCTTCCAGGCCAGGGGAGCACCCGCCGCCCCGGCCCACGGGGCGAAGTCTACTGGGCCTCCCCCGAGGCGTTGCTGGGCCAGCCGGAGGACGCGCGCTCGGACCTCTTCACGCTGGGCATGGTGCTGGTGGACTTCGCCACCGGGCGGCACCTGCTCAGCGCGCCCACCCTGCTGACGCGGGACTTGTGGGAATTGGTGCCCGAAGGGGAGCGGGAGTGGCTGGGCTTCGCCATCGCGCGAGTGCAGGACGAATGGGGAGGGGTAGACCCCGAGGACACCATTTTACGGGCGGCCACCTTCACCCCGGCGGACGTGGACGCGGCAACGCAAGGGCTGTCGGAGCCCGCGCGGGCCATCTTCCGCAAGCTGCTGCGCCGAGAACCGGCGGAGCGCTACGCCTCCGCCCTGGAGTTGCAAGAGGACTTGTCCAACGTGCTCCGGGAGCGTGGGGGGTACAGCGCCAAGAATGCAGCCGACGCCATCCACGCGGCGCTGCGGCGGGCAGGTGAGGCCATGGCCGACGACGTGGACGGGGCACAGAGTGCCTTCTGCCAAGACCACATCACCACGGAGCCGACTCCGCCGTGA
- a CDS encoding imm11 family protein, translating into MPKRYYDLKDDMRIRGRWLLGTPTDAQGREVDDPWMFYRGERLPDLGPLKLPITVPGRALDFSRAAFAAPVVHARVASVLSELAPEEVQALPVEIEGRPEPFFILVATQLIQCIDERASRHVRKWTPEDGRPEKLGKYRDVRGMRIDPSNVGDAKIFRPQGWAIVLIVREDIKDALEGMGATGTTFEEV; encoded by the coding sequence ATGCCAAAGCGGTACTACGACCTGAAGGACGACATGCGCATTCGGGGGCGATGGTTGCTCGGCACCCCTACTGATGCGCAAGGGCGAGAGGTGGACGACCCATGGATGTTCTATCGGGGCGAGCGACTCCCGGACCTCGGCCCCTTGAAGCTCCCCATCACTGTCCCCGGCAGGGCGCTCGACTTCTCGCGGGCGGCGTTCGCTGCCCCGGTGGTCCACGCCCGAGTGGCTTCCGTCCTCTCGGAACTTGCTCCCGAAGAAGTGCAGGCTCTGCCCGTGGAGATTGAGGGCCGGCCAGAGCCGTTCTTCATTCTCGTGGCGACCCAGCTCATTCAGTGCATTGACGAGCGAGCATCCAGGCATGTCAGGAAATGGACCCCGGAGGATGGGCGGCCCGAGAAACTGGGAAAGTACCGGGACGTACGGGGCATGCGTATCGACCCGTCGAATGTCGGTGACGCCAAGATTTTTCGCCCCCAGGGCTGGGCTATCGTGCTGATTGTCCGTGAAGACATTAAAGACGCCTTGGAAGGCATGGGGGCCACCGGGACGACGTTTGAAGAAGTCTAG
- a CDS encoding SRPBCC domain-containing protein, translating to MSQANPPDAAVSTERLLSASPREVFAAFEQPERLARWWGPSGFTNTFEQFEFKPGGRWVFVMHGPNGANYANESVFRELQPDTRLVIEHVVKPWYRLTVTLTARGDKTHLAWVQEFESPEVAAKMRRITDTANEQNLDRLQSLLASEAEVNGRKAP from the coding sequence ATGTCGCAAGCGAACCCCCCGGACGCCGCCGTCAGCACCGAGCGGCTGTTGTCAGCCAGCCCGCGAGAGGTCTTCGCAGCGTTCGAGCAACCGGAGCGCCTCGCCCGATGGTGGGGACCGAGCGGCTTCACGAACACGTTCGAGCAGTTCGAGTTCAAGCCCGGCGGGCGGTGGGTCTTCGTGATGCACGGCCCGAATGGCGCCAACTACGCCAACGAGAGTGTCTTCCGGGAGCTCCAGCCAGACACCAGGCTCGTCATCGAGCACGTCGTCAAGCCATGGTACAGGCTGACGGTGACCCTGACCGCTCGCGGTGACAAGACACACCTGGCCTGGGTCCAGGAGTTCGAGAGCCCCGAGGTCGCCGCGAAGATGCGCCGCATCACCGACACCGCCAACGAGCAGAACCTCGACCGGCTCCAGTCGCTGCTCGCGAGTGAAGCTGAGGTGAACGGACGAAAGGCGCCGTAG
- a CDS encoding serine/threonine protein kinase: MMNVDSPSFLKPGACVGAPFRIRGWKGGGAYGEVYECESEGRPYALKLSKHRQSSDDPGKTYQRQLRELVCLVQLDHPNIAKVLGWARTRQGYGYLVLEYVDGWTLAQWLQEARPTFAQVLRVFAKLADALAYMHARGVRHRDISLLNVMVRRADGEPVLIDLGAGEYFGAPELTDAPLPPGTTRYRSPEAARFLKEHQNDPSARYDFPPEDDFYSLAVCLYDALTDDEPALKANARKAPRLNVNSPTMAPLPARKVNPRVPEALSAWVARWLVRDVETRRPALAAMPGALEELAKQGGAEWLSSVLPPSEEDAPAPEHAQTRQRRRVLAWAVVAGVLAAVAALAWLRAGPSPDTPPSEAAPQAPSTPPVPAPDKLPSPPAPPAGAVPSPSQVSPVEKESPSVSAPTNPPPSPSAAKKPKKAAPVFSPAFLKQCAVAGASAAALMGCPGSQVTPTRETCPKEAVRAAQERELEQDAFFTVHVDARQPCPERKACDVTVRDGPIETVVTRGRWGMPDGTRLYGQAFTAGDEVVIRYTRAVIPSGVTEMYAGGERDFPICAVLGNNGGAKKEEGSKPGAARVYFQQSARIILGRWP, translated from the coding sequence ATGATGAACGTGGACTCTCCCAGCTTCCTCAAGCCCGGCGCCTGCGTCGGAGCCCCCTTCCGGATTCGCGGTTGGAAGGGCGGCGGCGCCTATGGCGAGGTGTACGAGTGCGAAAGCGAGGGCAGGCCCTACGCCCTCAAGCTGTCCAAGCACCGCCAGTCCAGCGATGACCCGGGCAAGACGTACCAGCGCCAACTGCGGGAGTTGGTGTGCCTTGTCCAGTTGGACCACCCGAATATCGCCAAGGTGCTTGGCTGGGCGCGCACCCGGCAGGGTTACGGCTACCTCGTGCTGGAGTACGTGGACGGCTGGACACTGGCCCAATGGCTCCAGGAAGCCCGCCCCACCTTCGCGCAAGTCCTCCGTGTTTTCGCCAAGCTGGCGGATGCGCTGGCGTACATGCACGCGCGGGGCGTGAGGCACCGGGATATCTCGCTACTCAACGTCATGGTGCGCAGGGCGGACGGTGAGCCCGTCCTCATTGACCTGGGGGCGGGCGAATACTTCGGCGCCCCCGAGTTGACGGATGCGCCCCTGCCCCCGGGCACCACCCGCTATCGCTCGCCGGAGGCGGCCCGCTTCCTCAAGGAACACCAGAACGACCCGAGCGCCCGGTACGACTTCCCGCCCGAAGATGACTTCTACTCGCTGGCGGTGTGCCTCTATGACGCGCTGACGGACGATGAGCCCGCCCTCAAGGCGAACGCACGCAAGGCCCCGCGCCTCAACGTCAACAGCCCCACCATGGCCCCGCTTCCGGCACGCAAGGTCAACCCGCGAGTGCCCGAGGCACTGAGTGCATGGGTGGCGCGGTGGCTGGTGCGCGACGTGGAGACGCGGCGGCCAGCGCTGGCGGCCATGCCCGGCGCCCTGGAAGAGTTGGCGAAGCAAGGCGGCGCGGAGTGGCTGTCCTCCGTCCTGCCCCCATCGGAAGAGGACGCCCCGGCCCCCGAGCACGCCCAAACCCGGCAGCGGCGGCGCGTGCTGGCGTGGGCCGTGGTCGCGGGCGTGCTCGCGGCTGTCGCGGCACTCGCGTGGCTGCGCGCGGGCCCCTCACCGGACACGCCGCCGTCCGAGGCTGCGCCGCAGGCGCCAAGCACCCCGCCGGTGCCAGCCCCGGACAAGCTACCTTCCCCGCCCGCGCCGCCTGCGGGTGCAGTACCGTCCCCGTCCCAGGTGTCCCCTGTCGAGAAGGAAAGCCCCTCTGTGAGTGCCCCCACCAATCCGCCCCCGAGTCCGTCCGCCGCGAAGAAGCCGAAGAAGGCCGCGCCCGTCTTCAGCCCCGCATTCCTCAAGCAATGCGCCGTGGCGGGCGCGAGTGCCGCCGCGTTGATGGGCTGCCCCGGCTCCCAGGTGACGCCCACGCGGGAGACGTGCCCCAAGGAAGCCGTGCGGGCCGCGCAGGAAAGAGAACTGGAGCAGGATGCCTTTTTCACCGTCCACGTTGACGCGAGGCAGCCGTGCCCGGAACGGAAGGCTTGCGACGTCACCGTGCGCGACGGGCCGATTGAAACCGTCGTGACGCGTGGCCGGTGGGGTATGCCCGATGGCACGCGGCTCTACGGCCAAGCCTTCACGGCGGGTGACGAGGTGGTCATCCGCTACACCCGCGCCGTGATTCCTTCCGGAGTCACCGAGATGTACGCCGGGGGCGAACGAGACTTCCCCATTTGCGCGGTGCTCGGTAACAACGGCGGCGCCAAGAAGGAAGAGGGCTCCAAGCCCGGCGCCGCGCGAGTGTACTTCCAACAGTCCGCACGCATCATTCTCGGTCGGTGGCCGTAA
- a CDS encoding SRPBCC family protein — MTRTFNAPARIVFEAWTQPELVKRWWAPKTMGVAIIGCEAEVRVGGTYRYVLKPEGGDAFAFSGRYTEVSPHSRLVYTQVFEPMADAGEAVIRVTFEDRGGKTQLVSRERYPSKEARDGAMASGMEQGMRETYDQLDALVASLRERQATKE, encoded by the coding sequence ATCACGCGGACCTTCAACGCGCCCGCGAGAATCGTGTTCGAGGCGTGGACGCAGCCCGAGCTGGTGAAGCGCTGGTGGGCACCGAAGACGATGGGGGTTGCCATCATCGGGTGCGAGGCGGAGGTCCGGGTCGGCGGGACGTACCGGTATGTCCTCAAGCCTGAAGGAGGGGACGCGTTCGCCTTCTCGGGCCGGTACACCGAGGTCTCCCCGCACTCGCGCCTCGTGTACACGCAGGTGTTCGAGCCCATGGCCGACGCCGGCGAGGCCGTCATCCGCGTCACCTTCGAGGACCGCGGCGGGAAGACACAGCTCGTCTCACGCGAGCGCTACCCGTCCAAGGAGGCCCGCGACGGCGCCATGGCTTCGGGCATGGAGCAGGGGATGCGGGAGACCTACGACCAGTTGGACGCGCTGGTGGCTTCGCTTCGCGAGCGCCAGGCCACGAAGGAGTAG